Proteins from a genomic interval of Panthera tigris isolate Pti1 chromosome A2, P.tigris_Pti1_mat1.1, whole genome shotgun sequence:
- the TADA3 gene encoding transcriptional adapter 3 — translation MSELKDCPLQFHDFKSVDHLKVCPRYTAVLARSEDDGIGIEELDTLQLELETLLSSASRRLRVLEAETQILTDWQDKKGDRRFLKLGRDHELGAPPKHGKPKKQKLEGKAGHGPGPGPGRPKSKNLQPKIQEYEFTDDPIDVPRIPKNDAPNRFWASVEPYCADITSEEVRTLEELLKPPEDEAEHYKIPPLGKHYSQRWAQEDLLEEQKDGARAAAVADKKKGLMGPLTELDTKDVDALLKKSEAQHEQPEDGCPFGALTQRLLQALVEENIISPMEDSPIPDMSGKESGADGASTSPRNQNKPFSVPHTKSLESRIKEELIAQGLLESEDRPAEDSEDEVLAELRKRQAELKALSAHNRTKKHDLLRLAKEEVSRQELRQRVRMADNEVMDAFRKIMAARQKKRTPTKKEKDQAWKTLKERESILKLLDG, via the exons ATGAGTGAACTGAAGGACTGCCCCTTGCAGTTCCATGACTTCAAGTCCGTGGACCACCTGAAGGTTTGTCCACGCTACACGGCAGTGCTGGCCCGCTCTGAGGATGATGGCATCGGCATTGAGGAGCTGGACACTCTGCAGCTGGAGCTTGAGACCCTACTTTCCTCTGCCAGCCGGCGCCTACGGGTTCTCGAGGCTGAAACCCAG ATCCTCACTGACTGGCAAGATAAGAAAGGTGATCGCCGATTCCTGAAGCTGGGTCGAGACCACGAGCTTGGAGCTCCCCCCAAACATGGGAAGCCGAAGAAGCAGAAACTGGAAGGAAAAGCGGGACAtgggcctggccctggccccggACGGCCCAAATCCAAAAACCTTCAGCCCAAGATCCAGGAATATGAATTCACTGATGACCCAATTGACGTGCCACGGATCCCCAAGAATGATGCGCCCAACAG GTTCTGGGCTTCAGTGGAGCCCTACTGTGCTGATATTACCAGTGAGGAGGTACGCACACTAGAAGAACTACTGAAACCACCAGAAGATGAAGCTGAACATTACAAG ATCCCACCCTTGGGGAAGCACTACTCCCAACGCTGGGCACAGGAGGACCTGCTGGAGGAACAGAAGGATGGGGCCCGGGCAGCAGCCGTGGCAGACAAGAAGAAAGGCCTTATGGGGCCACTGACCGAACTGGACACTAAAG ATGTGGATGCCCTGCTGAAGAAATCTGAGGCCCAGCATGAACAGCCCGAAGATGGGTGCCCCTTTGGTGCTCTGACGCAGCGCCTCCTACAGGCCCTGGTGGAG gaaaatattatttccccTATGGAGGACTCTCCTATTCCTGACATGTCTGGGAAAGAATCAGGGGCCGACGGGGCAAGCACCTCTCCCCGCAATCAGAACAAGCCCTTCAG TGTACCACATACCAAGTCCCTGGAGAGCCGCATCAAGGAGGAGCTGATCGCCCAGGGTCTGCTGGAGTCTGAGGACCGCCCCGCAGAGGACTCGGAAGATGAGGTACTCGCAGAGCTGCGCAAACGGCAGGCCGAGCTGAAGGCGCTCAGTGCCCACAACCGCACCAAAAAGCATGACCTGCTGAG GCTGGCAAAGGAGGAAGTAAGCCGGCAGGAGCTGAGACAGCGGGTCCGCATGGCAGACAACGAGGTCATGGATGCCTTCCGGAAGATCATGGCTGCCCGGCAGAAGAAGCGGACCCCCACCAAGAAGGAGAAGGACCAGGCTTGGAAGACTCTGAAGGAACGTGAGAGCATCCTAAAGCTGCTGGATGGGTAG
- the ARPC4 gene encoding actin-related protein 2/3 complex subunit 4, translating to MTATLRPYLSAVRATLQAALCLENFSSQVVERHNKPEVEVRSSKELLLQPVTISRNEKEKVLIEGSINSVRVSIAVKQADEIEKILCHKFMRFMMMRAENFFILRRKPVEGYDISFLITNFHTEQMYKHKLVDFVIHFMEEIDKEISEMKLSVNARARIVAEEFLKNF from the exons ATG ACTGCCACTCTCCGCCCCTACCTGAGTGCCGTGCGGGCCACGCTGCAGGCTGCCCTCTGCCTGGAGAATTTCTCCTCCCAGGTTGTGGAACGACACAACAAGCCCGAGGTGGAAGTCAG GAGTAGCAAAGAGCTCCTATTGCAACCTGTGACCATCAGcaggaatgagaaggaaaaggttCTGATTGAGGGCTCCATCAACTCTGTCCGGGTCAGCATTGCTGTGAAACAG GCTGATGAGATCGAGAAGATTTTATGCCATAAGTTCATGCGCTTCATGATGATGCGAGCAGAGAACTTCTTTATCCTTCGAAGGAAGCCAGTGGAG GGATATGACATCAGTTTTCTGATCACCAACTTCCACACAGAGCAGATGTACAAACACAAGTTGGTGGACTTTGTGATCCACTTCATGGAAGAGATCGACAAGGAAATCAGTGAGATGAAGCTGTCGGTCAATGCTCGTGCACGCATCGTGGCTGAGGAGTTCCTCAAGAAT TTTTAA